A stretch of the Massilia varians genome encodes the following:
- the rpmC gene encoding 50S ribosomal protein L29 — MKASELRGKDQEALQKELNELLKAQFGLRMQIATQQLGNTAQLKKVRRDIARVKTVMNSKEAK; from the coding sequence ATGAAAGCATCGGAACTCCGCGGCAAGGACCAGGAAGCGCTGCAGAAGGAGCTGAATGAGCTGCTGAAGGCCCAGTTCGGCCTGCGCATGCAAATCGCTACCCAGCAGCTGGGCAATACCGCGCAGCTCAAGAAAGTACGTCGCGACATCGCGCGTGTGAAGACTGTGATGAACTCGAAGGAAGCCAAATGA
- the rplP gene encoding 50S ribosomal protein L16 has translation MLQPNRRKYRKEQKGRNTGISHTRGTSVSFGEFGLKAVARGRITARQIEAARRAMTRHIKRGGRIWIRIFPDKPISNKPAEVRMGNGKGNPEYYVAEIQPGKVLYEMDGVAEELAREAFRLAAAKLPLATTFVVRQVGQ, from the coding sequence ATGCTGCAGCCAAACCGCAGAAAGTATCGTAAAGAGCAGAAGGGCCGTAACACCGGCATTTCGCACACCCGCGGCACCTCGGTGTCGTTCGGTGAGTTCGGCCTGAAGGCAGTTGCCCGCGGCCGTATCACCGCACGTCAGATCGAAGCTGCACGTCGCGCGATGACCCGTCACATCAAGCGTGGCGGCCGTATCTGGATCCGTATCTTCCCGGACAAGCCGATCTCGAACAAGCCGGCCGAAGTCCGTATGGGTAACGGTAAGGGTAACCCGGAGTACTACGTCGCTGAAATCCAGCCAGGCAAAGTCCTGTACGAGATGGACGGCGTTGCTGAAGAACTGGCGCGCGAAGCGTTCCGCCTGGCCGCTGCCAAACTGCCGCTGGCGACCACGTTCGTGGTCCGTCAAGTCGGCCAATAA
- the rpsQ gene encoding 30S ribosomal protein S17, giving the protein MNDTTKTALKRTLVGKVVSDKMDKTVTVLIERHVKHPLYGKIIVRSNKYHAHDETNQVKTGDTVEITEGRPISKTKAWTVTRVVQQAQVI; this is encoded by the coding sequence ATGAACGACACCACTAAAACGGCGCTGAAGCGTACGCTGGTCGGCAAGGTCGTGTCCGACAAAATGGACAAGACGGTGACCGTCCTGATCGAGCGTCACGTGAAGCACCCGCTGTACGGCAAGATCATCGTGCGTTCGAACAAGTATCACGCGCACGACGAGACCAACCAGGTCAAGACCGGCGACACGGTCGAGATCACGGAAGGTCGCCCGATCTCGAAGACGAAGGCCTGGACCGTGACCCGTGTTGTGCAGCAAGCACAGGTCATCTAA
- the rpsC gene encoding 30S ribosomal protein S3, translated as MGQKIHPTGFRLAVTRNWASRWYAGNGNFAEMLKEDLEARAFLKKKLKNASVGRIVIERPAKNARFTIYSSRPGVVIGKKGEDIEVLKSSLTKIMGVPVHVNIEEIRKPEIDSQLIADSIAQQLEKRIMFRRAMKRAMQNAMRLGAVGIKIMSSGRLNGIEIARTEWYREGRVPLHTLRADIDYGTSEASTTYGIIGVKVWVYKGDRSATGEAPVIDTPADEKKPRGPRRDDGKPAGRGRPGAKPGTAPAGRRAAKPAAEKAGE; from the coding sequence ATGGGTCAGAAAATCCACCCAACCGGCTTCCGCCTGGCGGTCACCCGTAACTGGGCGTCGCGCTGGTATGCTGGCAACGGCAACTTCGCCGAAATGCTGAAGGAAGACCTGGAAGCTCGCGCTTTCCTGAAGAAGAAGCTGAAGAACGCTTCGGTCGGCCGTATCGTCATCGAGCGTCCTGCCAAGAACGCGCGCTTCACCATCTACTCGTCGCGTCCTGGCGTCGTGATCGGCAAGAAGGGCGAAGACATCGAAGTGCTGAAGTCGTCGCTGACGAAGATCATGGGCGTGCCTGTGCACGTCAATATCGAAGAGATCCGCAAGCCGGAAATCGATTCGCAGCTGATCGCCGATTCGATCGCCCAGCAGCTCGAAAAGCGCATCATGTTCCGTCGCGCCATGAAGCGTGCGATGCAGAACGCCATGCGTCTGGGCGCTGTCGGCATCAAGATCATGTCGTCGGGCCGCCTGAACGGCATCGAAATCGCACGTACCGAATGGTACCGCGAAGGCCGTGTGCCTCTGCACACCCTGCGCGCCGATATCGACTACGGCACCAGCGAAGCATCGACCACCTACGGCATCATCGGCGTCAAGGTGTGGGTCTACAAGGGCGATCGTTCGGCAACGGGCGAAGCACCAGTGATCGACACCCCGGCCGACGAGAAGAAGCCACGCGGCCCGCGCCGCGATGACGGCAAGCCTGCCGGCCGTGGCCGTCCGGGCGCCAAGCCAGGTACCGCACCAGCAGGCCGCCGCGCTGCCAAGCCGGCTGCTGAGAAAGCAGGAGAATAA
- the rplV gene encoding 50S ribosomal protein L22, with protein MMETKAILKGVRLSEQKGRLVADLIRGKKVDAALNILQFSPKKGATIIKKVLESAIANAEHNDGADIDELKVVQIYVEKGPILKRFTARAKGRGDRISKQSCHIYVTVGN; from the coding sequence ATAATGGAAACTAAAGCAATCCTCAAAGGCGTTCGCCTGTCGGAACAAAAGGGCCGCCTGGTGGCAGACCTGATCCGCGGCAAGAAAGTTGACGCAGCACTCAACATTCTGCAGTTCAGCCCGAAGAAGGGCGCGACCATCATCAAGAAGGTTCTCGAGTCGGCAATCGCCAACGCGGAACACAACGATGGCGCCGACATCGACGAGCTGAAGGTCGTGCAGATCTACGTTGAAAAGGGCCCGATCCTGAAGCGCTTCACCGCACGTGCGAAGGGCCGCGGCGATCGCATTTCGAAACAATCCTGTCACATCTACGTGACTGTCGGTAACTAA
- the rplN gene encoding 50S ribosomal protein L14 — protein sequence MIQTESRLEVADNTGAKEVLCIKVLGGSKRRYASIGDIIKVTVKVAAPRGRVKKGEIYNAVVVRTAKGVRRQDGSLVKFDGNAAVLLNSKLEPIGTRIFGPVTRELRTEKFMKIVSLAPEVL from the coding sequence ATGATTCAAACCGAAAGCCGGCTCGAAGTGGCCGACAACACCGGTGCCAAGGAAGTTCTGTGCATCAAGGTGTTGGGCGGCTCGAAGCGCCGTTATGCGAGCATTGGCGACATCATCAAGGTCACCGTGAAGGTGGCTGCGCCGCGTGGTCGCGTCAAGAAGGGCGAAATTTACAACGCCGTGGTTGTGCGTACCGCTAAAGGTGTGCGCCGCCAGGACGGTTCCCTGGTGAAGTTCGATGGCAATGCCGCCGTCCTGCTGAACAGCAAGCTGGAGCCGATCGGTACCCGTATCTTTGGACCGGTCACGCGCGAACTGCGTACCGAGAAGTTCATGAAGATCGTGTCCCTGGCACCTGAAGTTCTGTAA